From the genome of Meriones unguiculatus strain TT.TT164.6M chromosome 17, Bangor_MerUng_6.1, whole genome shotgun sequence:
GCAGTGCAGTTAAATCTGAAATGGAATATAGTTTGGGGAAATATTTTGGGCCTGGTTGAAAGGGACTACCATCAGTGGCACTACGAATACAGTCAGTTCCTTCCATGCAAATCATCTCTCAGTTTCATGAAGTGAACTCCCTTCCAGCTTACCTGCTGCTGGCCCTTGAGGTCTGTTCAGTTCTGAGCACCGTTGCTTATAGCAGCTCTCGACTGGCTATATTCGATTtgttaagaaaattatttcaataaacaaaaattctTACTGTCTTCAGCAAGATTTGGGCATCTATTTCACCTTTTTACATGGTTGTTCATAATGACTACTTTTTAGGCATAACCAATCATACTGACTTCATGAAGAATGTGCATTTTTTCATGAGCTAAGCTTGCCATCTACTTCATATAGTCCTCGCTACAATACCCTCTTGTCTGCTAGCACATAGGAGCATGCTTTCATATCTCTGCTTAAAAACAGAAATCTTTACTTGATGCTAAaatcaccacaaaaaaaaaaaaaaaaacaaaacagtgttctTCAAAAGAGCTGTCTATACACGTAGAACTCTATGTCTAGCTGGCTTTCCAGCTGGCACAGCCTAACTGGAAAACTCACACAACATTATGAGGCATTGTCTCAAAAATATGGTTGACAGTGTCTAAAGAACAACTGAGATTGTCCCCTGGCCTCTACATAAACTGTTGTATGCActtgtgtacatatacacacatgaactcataTACACTCAAGACAATGGATGTTGTCTGTGTTTCCAATTGTTTAATCATAACCCTTTCCATAAAGAGTTGGCCCACTTGTGATGACCTTTATGTTTCTGGATTCATCTGGAAGGGCTTGGCTTTCACCTTACTGGCACTATCCTAATTCAGATGCAGTGAAGTGTCTTAAAATTTGTTTGTACTTGGCTTCCATGGATTTTGTTCTGTGCTGCTTCCTTCCTTAGCATCTGCTTCTGATCAAcccttgttacttattttctctcattttcacAACATCTGCTCTTTAACTGGCCTGAAACTTAGTTCGTGAATAGCATCTCTCTACAGTATCACTCCACGGATgatctcatcaaaattccagatgTGAATTCATTGACAAATGTCAAATTTATACTTTTTTATCTGAATTGCTTTCCTAAATTTCAGATTCATCTATTCACTGAAATCACTACCGGCACACCTTTGTTATCCATGACATAATAAGTCAAAATATCAGTACATGGACAGGGTTTACAACTATCCCTTATGTTCCCTGATATCCTCAACTTCACACAACCTCATTCCATTAAAATCGGGGTCACTCAAAAAGTTCTAGAAGGAAAAGTCCTTTTGCCCTCTTTTTCCCTTATTTACCCTGTATGAGGACACTGGACACTGTGTCCCAGATAGTGTATTGACAAAGCTCTCTGTCTGGGTGCCAAACACTACCAATTAAGCTGCCTTATTCCAACTTTTTAAATAAGCCTTTTGTGTTGGAGAAAGTTTTGATTTACAGAAAAGTTGGAAATCACTATAGAGAAATTATGTATGTCCCTTTCCAAATCCCATCCTACGCATAACAGGTTAtcatcaatgaaacaaaaacaacaaccaaaaaatgttggatgaaaaaaaaaggagcagggaCAAATTTTTGTTCGTGGATGCAAGGACTGTAAATTAGTCTACTTCTTATGGAAATCATTGTGGGGCTTCCTCAAAATAATCAAAAGccagggctgtagagatggcttagtgattaagagcactgctcttaaaaaaaaaaaaaatagctgtgcCTATactggtagcttacaaccatgtTTACATTCAGACCTTAGAGATTTGATGCCCGCTTATATACTGCAGATACCTGCAGTATCCTGCAGATACACAAAGAGACTCAAAATACCCATATCATTTAAAAGTTTTGAAGTTCTCATTCTGTGGATCAAATTAAGTACTTGTTtaatttctctctcacacacacacttatgcacacacacTTTTGGAAGGTAGTAGGAGGAAACGAgtgaaacacaaaagaaaatacaaagttgtgcttagccATAAATGCAAAAATTCTATCATTCCCACGTAAATGAATGACACTGGAGACCAtcattttaagtgaaataaacagattttaaaattgcATCAAATAGCAGCTGGAATAAAGAGCTCAGTGGAAAATCAAATGAAGAATGTGGAGTTTAAGGACTATTTCAACAGCATTCCACAAAGTTGGTATAAGCTGTGGatgacaataaaaaaataactaaaatatttaagaaaattaaatatttgagtataaaaataattgataagctttcttggtttcttttttagtctttttaaaaatatttatttatctatcatctatctatctatttatttattacaatttgttcactttgtatcccctccctcccttgtctcctcccagtcccatccaccctccctcttctccccctatgtctctcccctatTTCACAGATAGGGAGGaacttctccccttctatctgaccctagcttatcatgtcttatcaaggctgactgcatcatcttcctctgtggtctagcaaggctgcagccctcagggggagatgatcaaagagacagccctgtgttcatgtcagaaacagaccctgtaccccttactaggaagcctatttggagactgagcagccaatgggctttctttgaacagcgggtctaggttctctccatgcatagtccttgcttggagtattggtctctgcaggtgcccctgggcccaggtgtttgggttctgttgttctccttgtaaagttcctgttccctccaggtctttctatctctcttttctattattttgtttgtttgtttgttttgttctcttttcttttcactaAAAAAGGAACCTTGACCCTTTAGATGAAAACTGTCTCTAGTTgtttaagacaaaataaaacttgTACCTCCAGCTGTAAGAGTTAGAAGAGAGTCAGAAATATTTAAgagtattatatattttataaatgtttaatAATGTTTTCCCAAGGAAATATCCTAAGTAAGACATATGTCCACGGTTAAGAATGAAGTCCAACCAATTTCTATTTCTACCTTTCTTCAacatttctcctcttctcttctttctcctccttaaATATAAGGAGGACTTACAAGGCTTGACAAATGTAAATTAGCCTTATTTCCTACTATCTCAGAAAGACAGCCCTAGAGTCACCTTAACACCTGGCGTTCTTTTACATCTCACATGTAATTCCACAAAAATCTTTGTTGACACACTCTTCCATACATAGCCATTGTTAAGTGTCTTTGTAATTTACTTCTGACAACCTCGTCCTAGTTACCTCCACTGAGACCCCGCCATCCTTTCTCAGTTTCCCGCCCTGCTACTCTTTCAGAGTACGTGTAGCTTATGACACCAAGAAGGGTTCTTGTCAAATTCCCCTTTAAGTTCATCACTCGTTTTCTTAGAGTCTTCGATTGTTTTCTATGATGCCAAAGTAGAAGCTACCAATCTTTAATAAACCTAGGATTTCTTTCCCGCCCATTCTTTCTCCGCATTGTCTCCTTTACATTCATCATTGGTTGGTAATTCGGGGCAGGTAATCTAGTTTTCTCATACATAAAATAGTCATagcaataataaagaataaaataacaatTATGGAACAATTATTGGAATGTGTTTTGACTTCTGCTCATGGAGTAGTTATCATATATGATGTAGCATCTTAAATCAAAAAGTTTAGTTCTAACAATCCATAAAATTTGTCTTTAGTGTATATATATCTTGGGGGCAGAAAAATCTAATTCACCAGAAATGGGTTTCCTGAGGTCACACAgataagaatttttaaagttaatatttGAAATCAAGCCATCTAGCTCCAGAGCCTGAATGCTTAAATAACATTGTATTTTGAAATATCAGGGTAAAAAAATGGTGGGTATGTGTTaagtttttaatactattttctttttattagtaaTATTGCAACTAAATGCTTTTACTGCACTTATAGATAAATTGGGATGGTGATAAGAAAAGTCAAATTCACCTTAATAAATTCACATCCCTAATAAACTGGAGAAAAACATAGGATATttactttttcaaaaatcagaacaaagttggcaagaaacaaggaaatcctggGAAAGCTATGGAAACCCAGTGATTCAAAAGAATAAATTTCATAAGATTACATGTTCGAGTCAAATCTTTGTTCATAACAAATATTGTAGCAACAGAGCTTCTATTTATGTAAAGAGAAATTAACTTATTTCAAACTTGGTTATTTCTACTTCCATCCTCCTAGATTTAATTGTTAGGCCAAAATAAGAAGAGTAGATGAGAGTTTTAATCACTAAGGACTTCTCTCATTTAAACCTGAAAAGTATGACCTAGTTACGCACTGTTGCTGCTATTACAGGATCAGGTACATCTGTACTGGGACACTACCATTAGAATAAATCTCTGACCTTTATCTCAACCAGAGGCCAAAAAAAATTGCCATTATTATGTCTTTATTCATAGAGATTTTTACCAAAACAGTTTCTTGGAAGTCAATTTTACAGCTGAAATAAAAGCTCACCTCGTTTATTGGGTTGGGAAGGGGCTAGCTTCTCCATAGTGTTGGATAGCTCAGCATTCTTTGCTTCCATAGTCCattctttcagcttctttagctatGAGAAATCAAGGAATaggaagatgaaaagaaagaaagaaaaagatttagaAACAGGGAGggggataaaaaaagaaaaggcataaaaaattaagcaaaaataaattaaaaaaaaaaaaaggccctaaGACTGGCATTCAGGGATTGTGTGGAATAAGCATGAGAGTTAAACCAACATTGAAAAGAAAGAGGTTGGGGTCATGTGAATAATAATGGCTCCCATAGGTGCATATATTTGAAAGTTTGCTTCCCAACTGGTGGACTGTTTAaggagaattaggaggtgtggctctgttggagaaggtatgtcactaggggtagactttgaggtttcaaaagctcatgtgAGTCCCAGTCTCACCCTGTCTGCCTGCTGTTTATAGCCCAGACGTGAGCTATCAGCTACTGCcacagcaccatgtctgcctgcctgctaccGTGTTCCTTGACATGGTGTTCAAGGACTCGCCCTCTTATACTATgagcaagttcccaattaaatgcttccttttataagttgccttggccatggtatcTTTTCCCAGCAATAGAACTGTACCTAAGACacactttgtttataaatcaaGTCAGCCTGGGTGTAGCCTAGGTATCTAGACTCAACACGGTGTGCCTCGTATGATCAGTCCCCTCCAAAAATTCCAGAGAACTGTATGATTGCTCAACTTCCAGGAGTCCTTTTCCTTTCcaggagaaagaaacaaatttcAGGCCCTATAGTTTTCATTCAGCATTTCAACCCAACCTTAATATTTAGCAAGCTTTCCAAATACTGAATGCCTACAAACCAACTCTACCAATGCAGGGTTGGATTCCACATTGCCTGTCCATCATGTTCTTGCTCCTCAGAAGAGTAAGATGGGCCTAATTCTGTTTCCAAATGGCCAACCTGTTTGCATAATAATGGAGCAGCACCAAGTTAACTGGAAGAAGTTGAGAAATAGCATGATGCATACATTAAAATGCTTTGTCTGAGCTATTAAGGAGCAGAGAAAATAAAGCTGGTGGAGAAGATGGAGCTTACTGTCAAGATGGCAGAACTCAGTCTCTACAAGCAGCTGCTTGAGGCCAAGTGGCTGTACTCTCACATGTTTCCTTTTCTGAAACCATGTATCTTCTACTAGCAGGAAATAGAATTCcactctttaaaaattataacttCAGAAAACACCAACTTATAACTTCTGATTTTACAGATGACAAGTTCAGATAATCTTATTTATCACACCGTCCCTGGTAAGGTCACTGGTGTCATCACATTtgctgtaagtgtgtgtgtgatttttgtcTCAGTataatttgtttcctgttcctTAGAGAATTACTTTATTCTTTCTCTAGCAGAAATAGAAGCTTCACATTGTAATATTTATGCTTTTTGAAAAAATAAGGTGTCAAAGATTTATCTAATAATAGTTCTTAAAATCTAGCATTGAACTATTTTGAACTCTCACCTGTTTAAGGTCCTTCAATTTGCTGGGCAGATCTACACCTGTAAGAGACATTCTCAAGTGAAAAACAAACCATTTTAATTCAGTTAAGATATGCACTTATGCTCTTAGTAGAAGGCAGAGATCTTTGTTATATGATCTGAGGTTGTCCTCTTACTCCTAACACCAAATACCAAATGTATTTCCAATGTTTATAGTAATGAATATAATAATCTATATCATAAAAAGTACCTATGACCCTCAGTAAGCACaaagttttttttaagtataacaTAGTTCTATTATGAAGTATTATTTACGCACAAATCATAATATTTTACTGAGCTAGGAAAATTATCATGAGGCAATATAAAATGGAGAGGGAGATAAAAATTCTTCATAAaatccaaagaaaaagaaaaattttaaaatctctaaGTTTTATTACTCAGGTATGAATTTTTCTCCATTCTATACTTTTACttacttttcaaataaaaataaattttaattatgtgaTGTTTGCATCATCTTGCTTTTTAAAGTATTAATATTTTgagggttttgtgtttgtttgttttacaagttATGAAAAAAAGCTGGAGCCGTGGACTTAGGCACAAGGTCTGCCACTGGGACGCATCCCCACTCCtaatgtagtttttttttaactaaaatttttCCAACGAAtataaacacttttaaaaacgCATCAGATGATGTCTGAGAAGGAACAACTCTGTCAGTCGTCACACTCTCTCTTGGGTTGTCCTCACTGTATTTAGGGCAGAATATTGACAATTTATGAGGTCATATCTTCTTCCTCAAAGGACTATTGTGTCCCAGTTGATGCAGCCCGGATGGTCAACTTGTTGTCTCTGCCTCCATTTCAGAGAGTAAAGGTACACAACACAAAAATGCCAGGCCACTGTGATGTGACTGGGTAGGTTGGTGTggggtccccttttctgagggaagggagataaggaaaagagggaggaagggggttaCCACTGggacgtaaagtgaataaatatttttttaaactgcaGTTAGTTGGTGAAATTCCTAGTGGAATCCTATCAAcagaatatttttgaaatattctgATGTAGAAAATACtaccttaaaaatgaaaaagagaaaagaaaatactaccTGTTCTAGCGAGTCAAAAATATGAGAGAGTAAGATGACGTCAGCACTTACCAATTCGTTCACACTTCtcatatgaaataaaatgtgtttttattattttcaataaCTCTGTGACTTTTATCATGAATGTACAACAGCGATCTTTATTTAAGGCTTCTAGATAACATCTAAGGCCCAGTGAAGTCAGGGACCTGGGAGGAGAGCCTTCTGACTCGCATTTTAGTAACCTGGCAGAATGGCTAACTACGtgctaaatatttgtccttacaCCCAAAGATAAGTGTAATCCTCGCTCCTGGACAAGGAAACTTCTATTTGCAACAGGCAGAGAGAACtccagaaaaccacaaccaatcaaaatgtgGTTTGTGGAGCCCAGTCTGGATAGATATGTCTACAAAACATGCCCACACCTAAGCCTTGGGGAATtaaaggaggcagaaggattgtaagagccagaggatctcAGAGTTATCTGTGAAACTgcgattattttgtttgtttgtttgttttttgacagacACGGTATGCCTTGTTCTTGACTTACCAGTGTGGGAGGGTCTCTGGAAACCAGGGTTTCGGGTCAGCAGAGCCTGTGGCAGTTTCTTGTCAGCGGTTCGTTCTTTAGCTGGAAACAGCTCATATCCTGTAACAATCAAATGTCAACATGTTTCATGAGTCAC
Proteins encoded in this window:
- the Uts2b gene encoding urotensin-2B — protein: MKLFSTSLCLGLLALLSVMDLLKCVHGQPQMWLSGYELFPAKERTADKKLPQALLTRNPGFQRPSHTGVDLPSKLKDLKQLKKLKEWTMEAKNAELSNTMEKLAPSQPNKRACFWKYCV